The genomic stretch agtgctatttatttattgtgctgCACGATGttcatatttatgatgaaattgATTGTAATGGACATGCGGATGCAGAGATAATCATGTCAGTGATTGAATGTGTGCATGAGGTCCGTTGCTTTAGCCTCAGCGTTGCCAAATTACAAGGATTGTTTTGAGGATACaacactttaaatatatttcgatacaacactttaaatatatttctatattgcaaagattaataaaatattgcaacTATATGGATGattgtattgggacacctcactTTTTGAGCCATATGTCattcttaagtacatttgaaggcaaatagtTTTGTACTTCAACTCGAGTcgtattttacctactgtaccTCTACTTTAActgcatggtttgtgtacttcgtccactaCTGGGTTCTTCCCCAATCTTTTACCACAGATCTGGAGGCACTtgattgtatagaatgtctttggatgcagttgaataaaattttcccttcacttgaactaggagacccaaacctccaGCATGACCATACCCCTGCAATACAGCTTTCCAAGGATTGACTCTGGTGAGACTTTTCCTCACATCAGCCATGGTAAAACGTCACTGGGATGAGGAGGAGCGGCCTTTTTCGTCACatcacatcttcccagaaaagttattacaacagcaaatggggactaaatgtggaatgggattgtcaaaaagcacattccaATCTAATGAtccggtgtccacaaacaattgtccatagagtgtatgattaaatacatttaaaaaatccatATTGAGGCTCTTAGACAATTACTTGATGTGGATTTACGGTGAAAGTTCAagttctatagcgcttttcacaatggacgtTGTCTCAAATTAGCTTTACAGGACTTAAAAATTAAAGGGAATGATATATGTTTATCCCCGTCTACCATAAATCAGCGCTGCATCGTTTCACTGCATTGAATTTTGGGACTTTGAGTGAAAAAGTTGCCCCGACGTCTTATACTTTGGATTCCTTATTAATATGACTTGAATGTCCTGGGAGGACCTGAAAAAGTGCCATTACAAATATATCAGTAAGGTCGCCAAGTGATGGCAGATTGGCACACAAATTTACAGTgggggaaaataaaaaccaacaGAGTGATCGATAAATACGTCACAAATATTTCAGCATAGACATGGTTCATGTGTTTCAGGGCGGGGTGAAGTTTTTTGACTATAGTTTAATGAGAATATGTTACGTCAGAGCTGACCAGGTCCTCATCCAATCCGGGAGCAGTGCGCGTTTAGTGGGCGGGGCCACTCTCAGGCAGCTGTGTCCTATTCGTTTGCGCACGTGGCGCTGGATGTGCGGATGTTGTGCAACAGCTGGGCGCAGAGGGGCACGGTGTTCCTCCGGAGGCACTGCAGCCATGTGCTGGGGGAAGGAAGACGGCAAATGTAGTCGCTTTTCACGTCCCTGACACGcacaatgaaataaacaaagtcCGATCCCGATGTGTGCAGGaatgggtttgtttttttacaccgCTGGACCTGTCCGTCCCACTCAGGCGACTTTTGACCAGGTGagattctttttatatatatatatatatatatatatatatatttgtatgaaagtttgattttacaaataaaaagtttaatcgTGTGCTGTTTAATACGTGGATTCGTGCAGCCCCGAGGTGTAAACAAAACTCATACTTTTGTTCTCCTACCCATATTCTAAAATCTCCGCCTTCTTCGTTAGGATTAGCTTTCAGAAACCCTCCTTGTGAGATATGATTGGTTCATAAGTTTCTCTCCAACACTCCCATCATTAGATTGGTTAAGCGCATGAAGGCCTGGCCAATCATagagaaggaggtgtggttAGTCGCAATGCGGATGGGGctgtaatataatgtatttttttctgtgatatatatttatatatatataatgtatcaaACCACCAGGTATGAGCATTGCAGCgttattattgtattgtattgtgatgTATTTGCATCCAATAGGAGATTAATTATGTTCTAACATTTTAATCCAATTGATAATGAATTTAACTTCATTGTCCAGGGTTGTGTGTCGGATGTGTGTAGTGAAATTGTTTTCACTCGTTTTTGTAATACTTTGTGTAAAACTAATGTAATAAGTGTTACGACGATATAAGCATTAAGCACtatattttttgcaataaaaGCTTTAAGcggtatatgtatatatatatatatatatatatatatatatatatatatatatatgtgtgtgtgtgtgtgtgtgtgtgtgtgtgtgtgtgtgtatatatatatatatatatatatatatatatatatatatatatatagatagataaatagatagtgtgtgtgtgtgtgtgtgtgtgtgtgtgtgtgtatgtatatatatatgtctacaTAAGCTTCAAGGATAAACTTTTaagtagtatttttttaattggcaaATGTAATGCTACAAAAGGCAAGTATggtaatgtttaaaaattaaactCTCTGTGTGGCCCAGTACCGGTACATTAGTCTACATAATTTTAAGATTGTCTATGCAGAGTCAGAGCAAagtcatagatagatagatagatagatagatagatagatagatagatagatagatagatagatagaatacaTGATATGCTGTTGACAGTTGTGCAATCAGGAGGGAATCTGAGAACTACACAAAAGTTGCAAAATAATATACTGCTTCTATGTACATTATGATCGTATATTCAGATGGGATCTTACATAGcgttacataaagtgcaccaGTAAGTTGTAATATTAATTAAAGGGGAAAGGAAAGTACATGATCATATCAGTGTTATCAGGTGGATAGCTTAAGAGACTATAGATTAAGGTGCACTGATGTCAAGAATGAACAAAATGTCAAGAATGAGCAAATATTGAGTTAAAAATGGAACTTAGACAGGATCACTTGGTGAAAAAACCAAGGCCATGCCTGCATTTCACTCTCTGTGCAGCAGACCAAGCAGAATCCCACAGGATCATTCTGAACAATAGAGTTATGCCATTTTTGTGCGTTTCTCCAAAAGCTCCATGTGCAGATATAACAGTCAGTAGCCAAGACAGGTAACAGATAGACAGCACAATAGTCAGGAGACAACACAATAAACATCATGAGAAAATGGATAAAACAATAGACACAATAGAAAAAAGGTTAAATATTGCACAATATTGTCAGTACAGGTATTGAGGTTGATTGCACAATAATTGTTTACATTGTAGTGATTTACATTATTGTACAGCAAGAATATAAACCGTCCGTGATGCATATAAAGTGCTCAAGTgatgaaaagaataaatagcACATgactacttctttttttttggtgctcccattaggggtcgccactgcagttcatccgtctccatacccccttgtcctctacatgtGCCTCTTTCAatacaactacctgcatgtctttcctcaccacatccataaacctcctccttggccttcctcttttcctccttcctgttggctccattctcagcattctcctaccgatatgccccatgtccctcctctgcacatgtccaaaccatctcaatctcgcctccctcaccttcctCATGAAAGAAGAGTTTAAACCCCCCCTACAATGTTCCTGGCCGttctccctttccacttggtctcccgTACACACAACATGTCAACCTTTCTCCGcctcatcatatcagctccctctcttcctttaccagtcataatccaacatttaaagtaccaacctggaCCTCCaccctcctacacttctccttttcctgctgtctctgtagacgtcttcctcctctccttcttcattTTCGACAAACAGTAGCCCattttccactggtaccctgttggctaacgatacctgtgggggtcgttggtaacccgggcctcgtccgatccggtatgaatttctgattcgtgatctgcatatgTTTTAccttggatgcccttcctaacacaaccctctgcatttatccgggcttgggaccggcactaagagtgcactggcttgtgcaaccctaatggctgggttaaatgGCACATGACTAGTCTGAATAATACACAAGTAAAAGTGTGCAGGTTAGCCGTTATAGTCATGACAGGTCCGtaggtgtttttttgtattgccAAAGTGAGTTGAGTAGCCCGATGGCATGTGGGGAAAAAGCTTTGCAGAGTCTGGTAATTTACTCACAAAAGAATAGAAGAGAATCATATTTCTTCTGAACAGAAAAAATATCCAATAGGAGACGTCGTAGTAATACACAGCATCtgttgtctttctgtctttacaTAAAACTTGACTGTTATCActtgttaaaatgtatatttcttttaaacGCCCTTCTAACTCTAACATTGCCCTCCTGTGATCTCTAATTGAATACAGACTTCTGAAAAATTCCCTGGACATACCAGATCTGCTACAAACACTAGCTTTCAGAATATGAAGCAGCTCAGAGTTGCTGAAATACTGCTACACTAAATTCATACTGTTTGTTGATCAGTTCTGATACAGCACTTATTGTAGAGAAACCTTGTTGTGTCCAGAACTGGATCAAGTTTTGTCAGGCGATGACCCTTGCTCTAGGCCATTCTCTAAAATTTGTTCTTTTGGGACCATTTTCGATTAAATAACCAGAACAATTGATCAGAAATTTGTTAAGTTAATCCTCAGATCATCCTCATAATTTAATAACAagcttattgttattattattagtagtagttatataactctataaaaaaaacatttcaaagctCTGGAAAAGGCTTGTTTCCATACAaaaatgattatgaaaatgattATAATCTCAAACTCAGTGCCCATCTTACATCTGCTCATTCTGTTCATGTGAAGTTGACTGATGTGTTTTTTGACCCCACGGGAGGGAAGAGTTGTAGAGTGGAACAaaaagaatgttattaacacaGCCCCCAAGATCAGATGGTGTTCAAAGACGAGCCTGAACTCCCTGAGTCAGAGCGTATTTGTATAACCAGAGCATTATGGTCATAGACACACAATATATGAACATTCAAATATGGAAACCTGAGCatatgatttgtatgtgctttctgatcATACCATCACACGCTTGGTCCCCATATACTGTTAttatatcctccactcttctgtgaagatgttctactagaatttggagtgtgcttgtggagatttgtgctcattcagccacaaggttgttagtacagtcaggtacttatataggtgaggtgaggaggcctggggtgcaattaGCGTTCACAATTATCCCAAAGATGtgcagtagggttgaggtcaggtctgtattgcaggccactcaagatcttcccaagcatatcttcatggaactgactttatgcacagggtattgtcatgctgttaaaggtttgggtctcttagttcaggtgaagggaacatttatttctactgcatccaaatactttctatacaagtgtgtgcctccaaacCTTTGGAGATAGTTTGGTGTagaacacatatggctggaaaaagaaagttttccaaatacttttgtccttatttGCAGATGAGTGTATGGGGAAGACATACGCagtctttaaaaacaaacaaaccgcTCTTCTTAAAATGTGAcccattttctctctcctcGCTCTACTGATTTCCAGAAAacaagctctgtgtgtgtgtgtgtgtgtgtgtgtgtgtgtgtgtgtgtgtgtgtgtgtgtgtgtgtgtgtggaccatGGTtgagggtgagtgtgtgtttctttctttgcctTTAATACACAAGATTAAAAAAGGAGATGCAATCACAGGACTATCCGTGGACTAGTAGCTCTATGCGAGGACAACAGGTAGATACTGATTCATTATTGTGCTTGAATcgttcatgcttttttttcagtgaaggtACCAGTTTTCTTCACAGTGTTGGGACAGTAATATAGAATTTTATCAAAGCATATTGAGCTCGGAAAAACTTTTCCTTTACCTTCGctacattttaatgtgtaatatctTTCTGCACTACTTGAAAAAGTGCCATTCCTCACTACTTTgaagtaaatacaaaaaaaaattgtgttaaataataaagactCTTGTTCAGAAGTgctgatgtgcaggagaatggagCATTGATTTTTGcatgaaattataaaaatatactgggaaaaaaaaaacaggtcagcatagatagatagatagatagatagatagatagatagatagatagatagatagatagatagatagatagatagatagatagatagatagatagatagatagatagatagatagatagatagatagatagatagatagatagataaaacttTAGTCATTGCatacgaaatgcagtttggcatctatcatatatatatatatatatatatatatatatatatatatatataatttttatataaatagttATAAGTATATGGCTGTGAAAATATAGACACTGTTGTAAAGGTAAAAATTGTGCAAAAGCTAAATAAACAAGTACACTAAATATATGTATACGTATATGTGAAATATTTACTTTCGATACATTCAATAGCGAGTACTTTTTTTACGTGTAATCAAGTACAAATGCAAACGGAGTACTTTAACTGGTGTAATATTTAAGCAGGCGATTTGTACTTTTAGTGCAGGAATGGTGCACTTTGTTCACTGCTGGAAACTGAACAAATGCACATGATAAACCTGGATGTAGCAACAAGATATTTAATCGAGGTCCTGGAACTACAATGCGATGAAGTCAGTGTAATCATATACCCTCAGTGGCCACTTTGATAAGgattttaataaagataaagatcaaTGAAGTTACTTAGAAACTCAGAAACTATAAGGATGAATTGAATCAGTAATGAATTTAAAAGAGGCTATAATGGCTTGAATCTGCATGAACAGTCCCGCATTTAAGTGTCATTCAATAAACAGTACACATCAACAGTgttggaactataatgaatagacatttggtgccacccagatgaggatgagtaccttttgagtctggtttcctTGCCACTATCACCAGTGGCccactcattagagataaaatGATTAGGGTTAAACTTATATATAAGTTTTTATATAAGTCACTCATATATACATTCAGATTTTACAACCTATTTATTTCAATAtcctttgttaaaagtgctctacaaatcaaatgtattgtttaattgtatttgtaattatatttttttcccgaAACAGCTGTACACTCACAAAGCAAAAGTCCATTCAAAGCAGGTGTTTAGTGCATTACATAACATGCAGTTAATGAGCTTCATTTAATATTCACCTCAAACTCTGATTGGGAAACTTTGACTATGGCATGGTTGGATATTTAAGAAATGTCCGATCCGTAATTTTTTAACAACACAAGCCACCAGAACAGCTTCATTTCCCCTTGAGATAGATACAACCGGTCTGTGGAACGGTACTGATGAATGAATGCTATTCTTTTAAAAGGGGCGGAGTCATATAGGGATgacattttaatgaattttcTTTCAGATACAATCAGAAATgtcttaaaatgtattataatgtgTCAGCTGCATATTATGTGTACAGACTTATAAATGTATGATAATGTGCCCATTAGCACTGTATAACAGATTGGATTAAATGCAAATTTAAGTAATTGATTCCTGGATAAATTAATGTGataatttcttatatatatattttttatatatattgtgtggATGTGTAATGGTCCAGGAATATAGACTCATTTATGCTTTAGCCTActcataatatatttaatatttaatcatattttattagtatattagaGCAGTGTTTAATATGATGACTGTGTATATGTTCTGCTaccctgtctgtctctatttgCAAGCCTTAAGCATGTTTTCTTCGCCTCTTTAGCAGGCACAACGATGTATTGGGAGGAATAACCAGAGCTACATTTGTGAATCAGGGCATTGCTGTGAAGACCTGCAGTGCTGCAGTTACTACTATGAGTTATGGTGTGAGTACACCTATACAATATCATGTCTCTTATTAGGGAAGTGATTAAATGAGCCAGAAAATCACTGAAAGTGACTCATTTATGTTACATCCTCCTTTAAACAGTGAGGTTAAAAACACttgtttaatgtatttttaaggaCAAGTGCTTGACATGACGTGTGTCTACTTATCCTGTCCTTTTCATGGGCTCCTTATCCGCCTGCAGCAAAACCAAGATTTTCACTTCCTAgtgtatttttctcttttcatgcTGGACAAGGTCTTGTTCCGTAGAATTAcagatattattaataatagatattaatattattattttctaatagaATTATTGAACACTATTGAAAAATACTAGAAATACACTTACTTTAAATAATTCTTGAAGCCAGTGTCtttcaatgttttcttttctacttACCTGATGTTACTATGTCCTCATATGCTACCAATTGTGATATGTGATTCGGTTTGTACAATGAGTAGAACATATGGAAGAGGAAGAACgtatggagaacaggagagaagattttATCAGACCATACACCCAcggtcaaacatggaggtggacgcTTAATGGTtcggggttgttttggagcagggaaggttggagacgtATTCCGGGTGAAAGGAAAACCGAACCAACATGGATACCATTCCATACCCCAACACCATGCATttctgtctggactgtggctcattgGAACCATTGTCACCAAACAGCATGCCAATGAGCTGAAGCAAATGTCtaagctctgtaagtgttatttagagagcagacagtaAGCTGGAGTGTTAATCTATCATGGAatgtcctgcccagtcaccgaacctaaatcctattgaactgctctgggatgaactgaaatgcAAGTTCAAAAAggaatctccaactagtgaagaacatctttgccaagttttacaagaggcatggatTTCAGCTGAATTTTTGAAGAAATTAAGTGTCTGGATATCAAGACAGTAAATCCTAATACCGTTcaattacctagtttgttgcgtATAAACCAAAGAAACATGTATATATCTTTCAGAAACCATTAAAGACTAGGTGTTTTCAAACATTTGACAGGTAGTGCgtgtatatacaaggtattattcattaatgtatttttttattgtatttgttattataaaatagGGTTCTGGTTGATGTGTGCTGTCATCTTCATTGTGATCTGTTGCTGTGTGTGGCGTCACCGTCGCATCAAGCACAgactgcagcagcagcagcgacAGCATGAGATCAACCTGATCGCCTACCAAGAGGCTTGCAACTACACCTCAACTCCATTCTACTTCAGTAAGAGTCTCATCCAAACTCTTTCTATcggtgtgtctgtatgttttaAACCATTTGAAATATCCCATGACGCTGTATATTCTCATCTACTCAAAGCATCAGGGGACGTATTACAACGCCAAAAGAAAACTACCCAAGGCAATTTGAGATTTTGTCAATGTTGATACTGGGAGTCAGCTTACATACAGTATGCTACACACACCTTAAAGCAGGCAGTATGCTTTGGAAACTCGTGCAGACAGAATTCTATCAATCAAGATGCTTGTGTCAGTCGCAAAACTCATTGCTTTATTGTAATTGTATAGCTTTCATAACACTATTAAATAATACTCTCTGATTTGCTATGGTGAATCAATAACACAGATAAAGGTCAAGAGATAATGTGTCTTGACCCTGTTTGCAGTAACTGATAAAGATTTAAGAATCTGCTTGAACAAACAGTTATTACACAGTTATTACATAACTAGGCgccatatttgttttatgaCATTCTTGACATTTTGCACTTTTCAGGGTTTCTACCAAGTTATCTCCTACCTGACTATGAGGATGTAACAAATGATCCTCTTACCCCACCACCTCCTTACTGTAACTTAAACTTAAACACTGGACCACCAGCTTGTACCATTAATGACCAGGAGGAGGCGCAATGTCCATCCAGACAGGTCACACCTGTGCCCACAACATCGAGCCCACTGTGCTCCAGGCCTGGTATAGCGGGGCTTGAGTACTCGCAGGATGATCAGCACAGAGCTGATGGGACAGGCAGGGAGACCATGCTGAAACAGGACCAGGAAAGAGATGTAGAAGAGTCTGAAGAGGAGAAGGACGGGTTCATTCAAAGACAGCGCCACTTTACAGGTGACTCCGGCATTGAAGTGTGTCTGTGCAGCCAAGAAACTGAGAGCCAAAACCCTGAAGGACTTGATGAGCCGTTAACAAATAAAGGCTCTGGTGGCTCGATGGAGCTTTGTGAGAGCTGTGGAGCTGGAGATGATAAAGATGGTGAGCAGGGGACTGAGCTTGACAGATCACCATCACTGGAGTTCCATCCTCTCTGCCTGTACTTGCATACTATTGATGAGCAGGAGGGGCCACAGGGCTGTCAGAGCTAAGGGGAAAGATATCAAATTCTGAGGAAACAGAGATGCAACACTGCACCCGATGTTATTTGGAtggtatatacagtgtgtgtaagcCTTTTTACAGTCTGATGGTTGAATGATGGGAATAGTATGTCCTGGAGTGTACACAATCATTCACACCTAATGGTAATTTGGATTAGACATGGTTTAGGAAGTTAGAAGAATCCAAAGCTATGAACAGTGACTTGAGATAATGAAAAGATCCAAAGATCACACAAGTTCAATATAATTGTTCGGTGTAATGAACGTTATTATGTTTTGGTGAGAGTAAAATTTGGTGTTTGTGGTCATTTATTGGGGCTGGAAGATGTTCCTGTAACTGTTTCCACAGTGGTTTACTGAAAACATCACCATTAATAGATATGTTGGCTTTACTCAGGCTTTTTACATGATTAGCATTGAGCCATCATCATACATCAtgctaatgtttatttatgGACTCTATTGTATAATGTGACTTGGCAGAAACGAGCCTAtgaaagttttatttgtaaagaatGCTAAAAGATGATTGGTCCCCTCAGATCACCCACTGTTTCTACAGTTacagcttgatttttttttcatgttttgtcATTGGGGCCAGTTTTAGTAATTCAAGCCTTGAATGCTTTTAGATGGAATCAACTATTACAATAAACCACTATAAGTAAATAGCTGGACTGGGCTGCTGCTTTTTGTGTCGAGAAATTCACATCTTGTGATCGATTTTGTTGCGTTATTTTCAGCTTGAATTACTGCAAACTGtccaaaaaaagtaaataaacgttataatgatttattttgaaAGTTAGATTtgcaagatttaaaaaaatctaatgaaattTTTAAGTGCCAAACAGTCTGTGTTTAATGATTTGCAGGAATATAGAAATTTGgacattcaaaaaaaaaaaaaaaaacacttgatttTGTGTAGAgtttattattgattaaatgTAGGGTTAAATGAATGACTAGGagacatttatatatacttaaAAGCCACCTAGCAAAATTAGTGGCCCTGCAAGTCTCTATTGATGAAggtgacgatgatgatgatatatACCGGTTAGCAAATCAATTGCAGATCATTTTATTTGACCAAGACAATTGCCTATTTCAAACCTTGGAGAAAagacaatataaaaatacaaattgtttGACCAAACagtattttgcattttatttatttccacaaGAGGGCGACATATAAGTAGTTTTGAATTGAAGGGTCTAGGCCCAATCGTGCTTGTATACAGATTTACTTTATATAGTCCAAAAATGTGTCATCTTgcagaataaacaaaatgatttgCAAGCATGCATAAGCTTTAAGGTttataaaatgctttattttccaCAGCCATGAAAAAATGACGTTAGAAAACACTTCTTTCATTTGGCTAATTTCAACCCAAATGTGCCTGATTTAGAGGTCTGATTTTTTAGGATGTCAGAAGTGTTTTGGGGGATATAAATATTGTGTGTTTCTAATACTTTCTTTagtttctttatataaaaaactcATGAATTGAATTTCTGTTCTGATTGCTGTGTGTTGGGGGAGAAAAAGTCATTTGTGGACCTTTGGATCTTTGGATACATTGATGAGTGTTGACATTTTGTTTCGATTTGCtttcacaataataaaaatttttgtgTTCTTCTCACAGTCCTTAAAATTAAGGTGCCAAGAAAGTTGGAAAGACACAACATGCctgtttggaaacacctagttttTATAGTTTCTGAGAGACACTTAGATGTTGCTTTTgtttataagaaacaaactagGCATGTTTATAAGGTAGATTTACAAGGTAGATTGGAAGATTTACTTTCTACTTGATtccatatgtatatatacatatacagatgttaaactttatGTTCATTGAAAAATTCTACCTTAGCATTAAAACAGATTtccacactcttggcatccggacagtttgtttctccaaacattcagctaaaatactttaCCATGCcacttgtaaaacttgccaaagataTTCTTTGCTatttggatatttctttctaaACTTGtggtccagttcatcccagagcagctcTTTTAGGTTTTAGGTGCCGTAACTGGGAGGGCTATTTAATAGTAGATTACAATCTTAAaatttgctctctaaataacgcttacagagtcAGGTCAGCTTCAGGTCATGGTATTTTTGTACAGTGAattcggttccaatgagccacagtccagacggaattgcatggtgttgaggtatggaatggtagccacattggttttcttttcctttcacccagaataagtctccagaataagtctccaacattccctgctccaaaacaaccccaaaccactAAGCgttcacctccatgtttgactgtggctGTGAAGAAGTATGCTAAcctcttctctcctgttctctgacTAACACAAGTTCTTTTAGATACAAATGTCAAATGTCCACAGAACATTTTCCTcatcattcactgtccaattacTGTGggttttgtctttgtttgtttgttgcatagaaataaAAGTCACATACATGTGTCTCAATAATCATGTTAATTGGTGTTTCAAAAACTCTGATaaacattgtacattttattgcattatttgcACTGTAAATGTAACGATATGGCAGctagaaatagtttttttttatcatttattttgttatttttctcttGTAGATAATAAGACACAAAAATACCTTGCTCTATGAGAAAATGTAGAACTTAAGTAGACCTAAAATGTACATTGTAGAACTACTATGTCTACCCCATGATATTGAAAACTTTCTCCAAAAaagtacaaacccgattccaaaaaagttgggaaaaggccatgtttaccactgtgtggcagtctgcaaacatctggggactgagtagacaagttgctcaagtttaggaataggaatgttgtc from Silurus meridionalis isolate SWU-2019-XX chromosome 24, ASM1480568v1, whole genome shotgun sequence encodes the following:
- the wbp1lb gene encoding WW domain binding protein 1-like b; amino-acid sequence: MCAGMGLFFYTAGPVRPTQATFDQQAQRCIGRNNQSYICESGHCCEDLQCCSYYYELWWFWLMCAVIFIVICCCVWRHRRIKHRLQQQQRQHEINLIAYQEACNYTSTPFYFRFLPSYLLPDYEDVTNDPLTPPPPYCNLNLNTGPPACTINDQEEAQCPSRQVTPVPTTSSPLCSRPGIAGLEYSQDDQHRADGTGRETMLKQDQERDVEESEEEKDGFIQRQRHFTGDSGIEVCLCSQETESQNPEGLDEPLTNKGSGGSMELCESCGAGDDKDGEQGTELDRSPSLEFHPLCLYLHTIDEQEGPQGCQS